A region of Thermococcus barossii DNA encodes the following proteins:
- a CDS encoding DUF434 domain-containing protein, whose protein sequence is MLAEAYRDLKYLLNRGYRKGYALDFVANHYRLTRGERYLLARCVFSDGWVGEVRKKLLSPEEMEGRVLGIDGFNVLITLESLLEGRAILCEDGLVRDLKYQGRYRLNEGTGRLLGNIAQALQELGIEKAVVFYGSAVPRSGEVKKLTEEAFGRKWLEVEVKLVRSPDFELKRFETVATADIGIISKVPHVFDLAAYVGGLSGWKASDLFELLEKTCPERY, encoded by the coding sequence ATGCTGGCCGAGGCATACCGTGACCTGAAGTACCTACTCAACAGGGGCTACCGGAAAGGGTATGCCCTTGACTTCGTGGCCAATCATTACCGGCTGACCAGGGGCGAGCGCTACCTCCTGGCAAGGTGCGTGTTCTCCGATGGGTGGGTGGGGGAGGTAAGGAAAAAGCTCCTATCGCCTGAGGAAATGGAGGGCAGGGTTCTCGGGATAGACGGCTTCAACGTCCTGATAACCCTCGAGTCGCTTCTCGAAGGGCGGGCCATACTCTGCGAGGACGGGCTCGTGAGGGATTTGAAGTACCAGGGAAGGTACAGGCTCAACGAAGGCACCGGCCGGCTCCTCGGGAATATCGCACAGGCACTGCAGGAACTTGGGATTGAAAAAGCCGTGGTCTTTTACGGCTCGGCGGTTCCAAGGAGCGGGGAAGTAAAAAAGCTGACGGAGGAAGCATTCGGTCGCAAATGGCTTGAGGTTGAGGTGAAACTCGTAAGAAGCCCAGATTTCGAGCTCAAGAGGTTTGAAACCGTCGCAACTGCCGACATCGGGATAATCTCAAAGGTTCCCCACGTCTTCGACCTGGCCGCGTACGTGGGCGGCCTATCGGGATGGAAGGCGAGCGATCTTTTTGAACTCCTGGAAAAAACGTGTCCAGAGCGATATTAA
- a CDS encoding metal-dependent phosphohydrolase produces the protein MYTEEELLAEIRELLNDEELYGMYERAFREYHYYFETTNYIVLNVYGFNDHGPIHVLLTTRRALELLNIIEKFGIQTTAEKLGKPFRWSRFIVAFGALFHDVGNMIHRINHYEFSVFLAEPIIDALVREFESNDPLLLKALTLNAIYTHDEAVPCTTIEGSLVTIADGCDMEAGRSRLVHKKDKVDIHAVSALAIERVEIREGNEEQPILIEIWMKHPAGIFQVDEILTKKVKSSLLAGKVRLRIHTGTEVMEKVI, from the coding sequence ATGTACACGGAGGAAGAACTGCTGGCCGAGATCAGGGAGCTCCTCAACGACGAGGAGCTCTACGGGATGTACGAGAGGGCATTCAGGGAGTACCACTACTACTTCGAGACGACCAACTACATCGTTCTGAACGTCTATGGCTTCAACGACCACGGGCCGATTCACGTCCTTCTCACGACCAGGAGGGCCCTTGAGCTGCTCAACATCATTGAGAAGTTCGGAATTCAGACGACGGCTGAAAAGCTTGGAAAGCCCTTCCGCTGGAGCAGGTTCATCGTTGCTTTCGGCGCACTGTTCCACGACGTTGGCAACATGATACACAGGATAAACCACTACGAGTTCAGTGTCTTCCTCGCCGAGCCGATAATAGACGCCCTCGTGAGGGAGTTCGAAAGCAACGACCCACTCCTGCTGAAGGCGCTCACCCTTAACGCCATATACACCCACGACGAGGCGGTTCCCTGCACCACAATCGAGGGTTCCCTCGTCACGATAGCGGACGGCTGCGACATGGAGGCCGGAAGGAGCAGGCTCGTCCACAAGAAGGACAAGGTTGACATACACGCGGTTTCCGCCCTTGCCATTGAGAGGGTGGAGATAAGGGAAGGAAACGAGGAGCAACCGATACTCATCGAGATATGGATGAAACACCCGGCGGGAATCTTTCAGGTGGACGAGATACTGACGAAGAAGGTCAAAAGCTCCCTGCTGGCCGGAAAGGTCAGGCTCAGGATACACACCGGCACGGAGGTCATGGAGAAGGTTATTTAA
- a CDS encoding PIN domain-containing protein, whose product MSKGREWLVIPDTNFLLVPGQFGVDIIGELNRVLDVRFRIAVPNVVLQELEVIERKSRGKDLMAIRMAKKLAERFETLDIGRFGERPIDDQIFEFAVKNERVVVCTNDKGLKRRLREMGIPVIYLRSKKILELEGMLE is encoded by the coding sequence ATGTCCAAGGGACGGGAGTGGCTGGTAATCCCGGACACGAACTTTCTGCTGGTTCCCGGGCAGTTCGGCGTCGACATAATCGGCGAGCTTAACAGGGTTCTCGACGTGAGGTTCAGAATAGCCGTTCCGAACGTCGTCCTCCAGGAGCTGGAGGTTATAGAGAGAAAGTCCCGCGGGAAAGACCTGATGGCCATCAGGATGGCCAAAAAGCTTGCGGAGAGATTTGAGACCCTTGATATAGGCCGCTTTGGAGAGAGGCCCATAGACGATCAGATTTTCGAGTTTGCCGTGAAGAACGAGCGCGTTGTGGTCTGCACAAATGACAAGGGGCTGAAGAGACGCCTCCGTGAGATGGGAATCCCCGTCATCTACCTCCGCTCGAAGAAGATACTTGAGCTCGAAGGCATGCTGGAGTAA
- the eif2g gene encoding translation initiation factor IF-2 subunit gamma: MAKKKEFRQAEVNIGMVGHVDHGKTTLTKALTGIWTDTHSEELRRGITIKIGFADAEIRKCPSCGRYSSSPVCPYCGAETEFERRVSFIDAPGHEALMTTMLAGASLMDGAVLVIAANEGVMPQTREHLMALQIVGNRNIVIALNKIELVDREKVIERYHEIKEFVKGTVAENAPIIPISALHGANVDVLLAAIEEFIPTPKHDLKKPPKMLVLRSFDVNKPGTKPEKLVGGVIGGSIIQGKLKVGDEIEIRPGVPYEDHGRIRYEPITTEIVSLQAGGRFVDEAYPGGLVGVGTKLDPYLTKGDLMAGNVVGKPGKLPPVWDELRLEVHLLERVVGTEEELKVEPIKRREVLLLNVGTARTMGLVTGLGKDEVELKLQIPVCAEVGDRVAISRQVGSRWRLIGYGFIRE, encoded by the coding sequence ATGGCAAAGAAGAAGGAGTTTAGGCAGGCCGAGGTTAACATAGGGATGGTTGGTCATGTTGATCACGGTAAAACAACGCTCACAAAGGCTTTAACTGGAATCTGGACCGACACCCACAGCGAGGAGCTGAGAAGAGGAATCACAATCAAGATAGGCTTCGCCGATGCCGAGATAAGGAAGTGCCCCAGCTGCGGGAGGTACTCGAGTTCACCGGTTTGTCCCTACTGCGGTGCCGAGACAGAGTTCGAGAGGCGCGTTTCCTTCATAGACGCTCCGGGCCACGAGGCGCTCATGACAACCATGCTCGCCGGTGCCTCCCTCATGGATGGAGCCGTTCTCGTCATAGCCGCAAACGAGGGCGTAATGCCCCAGACCAGGGAGCACCTCATGGCGCTCCAGATAGTGGGCAACAGGAACATAGTAATAGCCCTGAACAAGATCGAGCTGGTCGATAGGGAGAAGGTCATCGAAAGGTATCACGAGATAAAGGAGTTCGTTAAGGGCACCGTCGCCGAGAACGCCCCGATAATCCCGATTTCCGCGCTTCACGGAGCCAACGTTGACGTTCTCCTTGCTGCGATAGAGGAGTTCATACCAACCCCGAAGCACGACCTCAAGAAACCGCCCAAGATGCTCGTTCTCAGGAGCTTTGATGTCAACAAGCCCGGAACCAAGCCGGAGAAGCTCGTCGGCGGCGTCATCGGCGGCTCGATAATCCAGGGCAAGCTCAAGGTCGGTGATGAGATTGAGATTCGCCCCGGCGTTCCCTACGAGGACCACGGCAGGATAAGGTACGAGCCGATAACGACGGAGATAGTCTCCCTCCAGGCCGGTGGGAGGTTCGTGGACGAGGCCTACCCCGGCGGTCTCGTTGGGGTGGGAACCAAGCTCGACCCGTACCTCACCAAGGGCGACCTGATGGCGGGAAACGTCGTCGGAAAGCCCGGAAAGCTCCCACCGGTGTGGGACGAGCTCCGCCTTGAGGTTCACCTCCTTGAGCGCGTTGTCGGAACCGAGGAAGAGCTCAAGGTCGAGCCGATAAAGAGGAGGGAAGTGCTCCTCCTCAACGTGGGCACCGCGAGAACGATGGGCCTCGTCACAGGTCTTGGAAAGGACGAGGTCGAACTCAAGCTTCAGATTCCGGTCTGCGCCGAGGTCGGCGACAGGGTCGCCATCAGCAGGCAGGTTGGCTCAAGGTGGCGCCTCATAGGCTACGGCTTCATAAGGGAGTGA
- a CDS encoding 30S ribosomal protein S6e, which produces MATFKLVISNPKNGIAKQVEISGEGAEKLIGKRIGEEIPASELGLNLTEIFGEEIPGNVKLRITGGTDKDGFPMRPDVHGPRRVKILVSKGPGFRPKEKGERRKKTVRGNTISPEIVQINMKLVF; this is translated from the coding sequence ATGGCGACCTTTAAGCTCGTTATATCCAACCCCAAGAACGGGATAGCGAAGCAGGTCGAGATAAGCGGCGAAGGAGCCGAAAAGCTCATAGGAAAGCGCATAGGGGAGGAGATTCCCGCGAGCGAGCTCGGGCTGAACCTCACCGAGATATTCGGGGAGGAGATTCCAGGCAACGTCAAGCTCAGGATAACCGGTGGTACCGACAAGGACGGCTTCCCCATGAGGCCCGACGTTCATGGCCCGAGGAGGGTCAAGATACTCGTCTCCAAGGGGCCGGGCTTCAGGCCCAAGGAGAAGGGTGAGAGGAGGAAGAAGACCGTCAGGGGCAACACCATCAGCCCCGAGATCGTCCAGATCAACATGAAGCTCGTCTTCTGA
- a CDS encoding preprotein translocase subunit Sec61beta, whose protein sequence is MAKERTTLPPTGAGLMRFFDEDTRAIKISPRGVIAVTLILVALEILLHAFGAQIFG, encoded by the coding sequence ATGGCAAAAGAGAGAACAACGCTTCCGCCAACCGGTGCCGGTCTCATGAGGTTCTTCGACGAAGACACCAGGGCGATAAAGATAAGCCCAAGGGGAGTCATAGCGGTTACGCTGATTCTGGTCGCCCTTGAGATACTCCTCCACGCGTTTGGGGCGCAGATCTTCGGTTAA
- the engB gene encoding GTP-binding protein EngB → MIIFVGRSNVGKSTLIFRLTGKWVKRGKRPGVTRKPVEINWRGKLVVDMPGFGFMSGVPKARQERIKDEIVHFIEDNAEKIELAVLVIDGKAAPEIIERWEKRGEIPIDVEFYGFLRELGIPTIVAVNKMDKVKNLQKTINFLAEKFGVPYSEIPETFVPISAKFGKNLMELRMLMEKKLKEGRKRPSGEAESEGLKDDVGNGLLDAVE, encoded by the coding sequence ATGATAATATTCGTGGGACGTTCGAACGTTGGAAAGAGCACGCTCATCTTCCGCCTGACGGGCAAGTGGGTGAAGCGTGGCAAGAGGCCAGGGGTCACCAGGAAGCCGGTGGAGATAAACTGGCGCGGGAAGCTTGTGGTGGACATGCCGGGCTTTGGATTCATGAGCGGCGTTCCAAAGGCAAGGCAGGAGAGAATCAAGGACGAGATAGTCCATTTTATCGAGGACAACGCCGAGAAGATAGAGCTGGCCGTTCTCGTCATAGACGGAAAGGCCGCTCCTGAGATAATAGAGCGCTGGGAGAAGCGGGGGGAGATACCCATTGACGTGGAGTTCTACGGTTTCCTTCGAGAGCTGGGAATACCAACTATAGTAGCGGTCAACAAGATGGACAAGGTAAAGAACCTCCAGAAAACCATAAACTTCCTGGCGGAGAAGTTCGGTGTCCCCTATAGTGAGATACCCGAGACCTTTGTTCCCATCTCCGCCAAGTTCGGGAAGAACCTGATGGAGCTTAGAATGCTGATGGAGAAGAAGCTTAAAGAGGGCAGGAAGCGGCCCTCCGGGGAAGCGGAATCAGAGGGCCTCAAGGACGATGTGGGTAATGGTCTCCTTGACGCCGTCGAGTGA
- a CDS encoding Lrp/AsnC family transcriptional regulator yields the protein MEGRSTLTPRQIRLLRKFYEEGKTIEVHTVEKTQDELAEELGITRQALSNHLKVLKELGYIRTGRGFIDLTDKALDLLGEKKGDVFVFVKIEPTKRKHVYEHIKKLKIKKIYRVTGDIDLIVEADKTRLDEILEEIASLDGVKETITHIVLEAL from the coding sequence ATGGAAGGGAGGTCAACCCTTACCCCGAGGCAGATACGGCTGCTCAGGAAGTTCTACGAGGAAGGAAAGACCATCGAAGTGCATACAGTTGAGAAAACTCAAGACGAACTTGCGGAGGAGCTTGGAATAACCAGACAGGCCTTGAGTAATCATCTCAAGGTGCTCAAAGAACTCGGTTACATAAGAACCGGAAGGGGCTTCATAGACCTCACCGACAAGGCCCTTGACCTTCTCGGCGAGAAGAAGGGCGATGTCTTCGTCTTCGTGAAGATAGAGCCCACCAAGAGGAAGCACGTCTACGAGCACATCAAAAAGCTCAAGATAAAGAAGATATACCGCGTGACTGGAGACATTGACCTCATAGTTGAGGCCGACAAAACCAGGCTCGACGAGATACTCGAGGAGATAGCCTCACTCGACGGCGTCAAGGAGACCATTACCCACATCGTCCTTGAGGCCCTCTGA
- a CDS encoding Clp1/GlmU family protein: protein MNKATYTEDVPPDRFGLLERIMSLGRPARVMLIGATDSGKTTLLTFLANRLLDEGLKVAVVDSDVGQKGVLPPATVSLAFPEGPFESPGELSAMAHYFIGTITPGQYIGEMAVGVKRLTDLASREADVVLIDTTGFVTGSGIEMKRLKAELVRPELMVFLERKGELSHLRRLLSPYGEMVTLSVSEKAREHSRGERREVRREKWRAYFSNASLVEVDLSKVVPSGTELFRGRPLKQEEKDLLSALFRWLVIAGWKGERYAVVKADADSGPRQYSRSVIHAIDFEMLSNLLVGFIDENGLCPGVGILKWINFGGMKAQVLTPLSSNELDRAVELRFGRIRVLETGEELGLLRREEL, encoded by the coding sequence ATGAACAAAGCGACCTACACGGAGGATGTCCCACCGGACAGGTTTGGGCTCCTTGAGAGGATAATGTCCCTTGGAAGACCCGCAAGGGTCATGCTGATAGGGGCCACGGACAGTGGGAAAACGACACTGCTGACTTTCTTGGCCAACAGGCTTCTCGATGAGGGCCTTAAGGTGGCAGTGGTTGACAGCGACGTCGGCCAGAAGGGTGTTCTTCCCCCAGCCACCGTGAGCCTTGCCTTCCCTGAGGGCCCCTTCGAATCTCCCGGAGAGCTCTCCGCCATGGCCCACTACTTCATTGGCACCATAACCCCAGGTCAGTACATAGGTGAGATGGCCGTCGGGGTCAAGAGACTGACAGACCTGGCTTCCAGGGAAGCCGACGTGGTTCTCATAGACACGACCGGCTTTGTCACCGGTTCGGGAATTGAAATGAAGCGCCTCAAAGCCGAGCTTGTAAGGCCCGAGCTCATGGTTTTTCTGGAGCGGAAGGGTGAGCTTTCTCACTTGAGAAGGCTTCTCTCCCCGTACGGGGAGATGGTGACTCTGTCCGTTAGCGAGAAGGCGCGGGAGCATTCGAGGGGTGAGCGCAGAGAGGTGCGGAGGGAAAAGTGGAGGGCGTACTTCTCAAACGCGTCGCTGGTTGAGGTTGACCTTTCGAAGGTAGTGCCCTCCGGAACGGAGCTCTTCAGGGGCAGACCTTTGAAACAGGAGGAGAAGGATCTCCTCTCGGCGCTTTTCAGGTGGCTCGTGATAGCCGGCTGGAAGGGAGAGCGGTACGCCGTTGTCAAGGCCGATGCAGACTCGGGCCCCAGGCAGTACAGCCGCTCGGTAATCCATGCCATCGATTTTGAGATGCTGAGCAATCTCCTGGTGGGGTTCATCGACGAGAACGGGCTCTGTCCTGGAGTGGGTATACTGAAATGGATAAACTTTGGTGGGATGAAAGCACAGGTCCTGACGCCACTTTCGTCCAATGAACTCGACAGAGCGGTTGAACTCCGCTTTGGCCGGATAAGGGTGCTTGAGACGGGTGAGGAGCTTGGTCTCCTTCGAAGGGAGGAGCTCTAG
- a CDS encoding geranylgeranylglycerol-phosphate geranylgeranyltransferase produces MELKAFVEITRPHNCILAGVVGVLGSIVAVGHFPDLGTAFLVFLVVTLGCAGGNTINDYFDYEIDKINRPERPLPRGAMGRKTALYYSMLLLAIGLVLAYFINVRAFLLAVIAYAAMLLYAWKLKPLPFIGNLVVAGLTGATPLYGALAVERIGLAGYLALCAFLVNVAREVVKDIEDVEGDVAKGARTLPIIWGKKKAAYVGATFALLTVAASFLPVRAGVGLGYYAMVPVDLIILYAVYIILKNQDRESAHRAQKLLKVSIFLAVMAFIVAAMV; encoded by the coding sequence ATGGAACTCAAGGCGTTCGTGGAGATAACTCGGCCCCACAACTGCATTCTGGCGGGGGTTGTGGGTGTCCTGGGTTCAATAGTTGCAGTTGGGCACTTTCCGGACCTGGGTACGGCATTTCTGGTCTTTTTAGTCGTCACCCTTGGCTGTGCCGGGGGTAACACCATAAACGACTACTTTGACTACGAGATAGATAAAATCAACCGGCCCGAAAGGCCGCTCCCCAGGGGGGCAATGGGTAGGAAAACCGCCCTTTACTATTCAATGCTCCTGCTCGCGATCGGCCTGGTTCTTGCGTACTTCATCAACGTCCGGGCATTCCTTCTCGCTGTTATTGCGTATGCGGCGATGCTCCTATACGCCTGGAAGCTCAAGCCGCTCCCGTTCATAGGGAACCTAGTCGTTGCGGGTCTCACGGGTGCAACACCGCTCTACGGTGCTCTCGCCGTTGAGCGCATCGGCTTAGCTGGCTATCTCGCTCTCTGTGCCTTTCTGGTAAACGTTGCCAGGGAGGTTGTGAAGGACATCGAGGACGTGGAGGGTGATGTTGCCAAGGGGGCCAGGACGCTTCCCATAATCTGGGGCAAGAAGAAGGCGGCTTACGTCGGGGCAACCTTTGCCCTTCTGACTGTGGCGGCCTCCTTTCTTCCGGTTCGGGCCGGTGTTGGCCTCGGCTACTATGCAATGGTGCCGGTTGACCTGATAATACTCTACGCCGTGTACATCATACTTAAGAACCAGGACAGGGAATCGGCACACAGGGCCCAGAAGTTGCTCAAGGTGAGCATCTTCCTGGCAGTTATGGCGTTCATAGTGGCCGCGATGGTGTGA
- a CDS encoding ribonucleoside-triphosphate reductase, with protein sequence MEFKDELVRNLESEELWTVITFKTPYGPAKTLEKLVEAVEDAGWHITFKANWWTADIPYGLARIDARKGDREKIVLGKWILGRKCELIRLENMPLEKGRDEFFRMVDSITSTLIHDPVIRTMREQY encoded by the coding sequence ATGGAGTTTAAAGACGAACTCGTGAGAAACCTCGAATCTGAGGAGCTGTGGACTGTCATCACCTTTAAGACGCCCTACGGACCAGCGAAGACCCTTGAAAAGCTCGTGGAAGCCGTTGAGGATGCGGGTTGGCACATCACGTTCAAGGCCAACTGGTGGACCGCTGACATCCCCTACGGCCTGGCGAGGATAGACGCCAGGAAAGGAGACCGGGAGAAGATAGTGCTCGGCAAGTGGATACTGGGAAGAAAATGCGAGCTGATACGGCTGGAGAACATGCCCCTTGAAAAGGGACGCGACGAGTTCTTCCGCATGGTGGACAGCATAACCTCAACGCTCATCCACGACCCCGTGATAAGGACGATGAGGGAGCAGTACTGA
- a CDS encoding OB-fold nucleic acid binding domain-containing protein — MKKRLPASRVYLRDIIEGYYVKSEGDFEPNYLITKDARKVYRVKVVATVVRDPMMSEDESYGRFQIDDGTGTMWVFGFRENTRFINLVKKGDLVQIIGKIGEWRDDKQILVEGVAKVEPNMWILHRFETLKEKAEHAKKAKIAFEIYDRYGITAKAKVIAKNKGVSEDMLMTIDELYTMMLEQRSTEEALFEEEVVEEEPKAENPELEKAKKAVLDLLREKGKALSHKFIVKKLSKEIDEELIEEAITQLLAEGEIYEPEIGYYEPL; from the coding sequence ATGAAGAAGCGCCTTCCAGCGAGCAGGGTTTACCTCAGGGACATCATAGAGGGCTACTACGTCAAGAGCGAGGGGGACTTTGAGCCGAACTACCTGATCACCAAAGACGCCAGGAAGGTCTACCGCGTCAAGGTCGTCGCCACGGTCGTCAGGGACCCCATGATGAGCGAGGACGAGAGCTACGGAAGGTTCCAGATCGACGACGGCACGGGGACGATGTGGGTCTTCGGTTTCAGGGAGAACACCCGCTTCATAAACCTCGTGAAGAAGGGCGACCTGGTTCAGATCATCGGAAAAATCGGAGAGTGGCGCGACGACAAGCAGATACTCGTGGAGGGCGTGGCGAAGGTGGAACCGAACATGTGGATACTCCACCGCTTCGAAACGCTGAAGGAGAAGGCCGAACACGCCAAGAAGGCCAAGATAGCCTTCGAGATATACGACCGCTACGGGATAACCGCCAAGGCAAAGGTCATAGCCAAGAACAAGGGCGTCAGCGAGGACATGCTCATGACCATAGACGAGCTATACACTATGATGCTCGAACAGAGAAGCACCGAGGAGGCCCTCTTTGAAGAGGAAGTCGTTGAGGAGGAGCCCAAAGCTGAGAACCCGGAGCTTGAAAAGGCCAAGAAGGCCGTTCTCGACCTGCTCCGCGAGAAGGGCAAGGCGCTATCACACAAGTTCATAGTCAAGAAGCTCTCGAAGGAAATCGATGAGGAGCTGATCGAGGAGGCAATAACCCAGCTCCTGGCGGAAGGGGAGATATACGAGCCGGAAATCGGCTACTACGAGCCGCTTTGA
- a CDS encoding replication protein RepA, whose product MEEVRFRRRKPAVERKIGEIREDDTRVSLIGKAFKVDKMDYTFWLDDGTGVILIESEENVLPENGQIVRVIGRVIRNEEGMHIYGEVVQDFSNADLDALEEIRELERKVLPKVEGIIEFFGGEEL is encoded by the coding sequence ATGGAGGAAGTCAGATTCAGGCGCAGGAAACCCGCGGTTGAGAGAAAGATTGGGGAGATACGGGAAGACGACACCAGGGTTTCACTCATCGGGAAGGCGTTCAAGGTCGATAAGATGGACTACACCTTCTGGCTCGACGACGGAACGGGGGTAATACTCATCGAGAGCGAGGAAAACGTTCTCCCAGAGAACGGACAGATAGTCAGGGTCATCGGAAGGGTCATCAGAAACGAGGAGGGGATGCACATCTACGGCGAGGTCGTCCAAGACTTCAGCAACGCAGACCTCGATGCGCTGGAGGAGATACGGGAGCTTGAGAGGAAAGTCCTGCCCAAAGTCGAGGGCATCATAGAGTTCTTCGGGGGTGAGGAACTATGA
- a CDS encoding OB-fold nucleic acid binding domain-containing protein translates to MGVLTKEQIVEMIERQKGISRDEIEKRISEIASREGISEHAAALMLAEELGVNLEGKEELLHIADLVPGMTGVNVVARILRKYPPREYQKRDGSTGQVANVIIYDATGKTRLVLWDGLVTKYYNELSPGDLVKIIDPSVREGRNGVELHANFRTRIILNPEDPRAEEIPPLEEVRSYNYQRRKIGELMGGERFVEVRGTIARLYRVTVYDACPQCRRKVDYDPATNAWICPEHGEVQPVKITIVDFGLDDSTGYIRTTLFGDDAAELVGKDPEEIAEKLRELVESGLTLREAGRKLAEEEYYHLLGREVIVRGNVVDDKFLGLILKAFGWDEVDPKREIARVRAELREVLKDLV, encoded by the coding sequence ATGGGAGTGCTGACAAAGGAGCAGATTGTTGAGATGATTGAGAGGCAGAAGGGCATTTCAAGGGATGAAATCGAGAAGAGGATATCTGAGATTGCCTCCCGCGAGGGAATCTCCGAGCATGCGGCGGCGTTGATGCTTGCCGAGGAGCTGGGCGTTAATCTCGAAGGCAAGGAAGAGCTTCTCCACATAGCCGACCTGGTTCCGGGGATGACCGGCGTTAACGTCGTGGCGAGAATTCTGAGGAAGTACCCACCCAGGGAGTACCAGAAGAGGGACGGCTCCACCGGCCAAGTGGCCAACGTGATAATATACGACGCCACCGGAAAGACGAGACTCGTCCTCTGGGACGGCCTCGTGACCAAGTACTACAACGAACTCAGCCCCGGTGACCTCGTCAAGATAATCGACCCCAGCGTCAGGGAGGGCCGTAACGGCGTCGAACTACACGCCAACTTCAGGACGAGGATAATTCTCAACCCTGAAGACCCGCGCGCGGAGGAGATACCCCCACTTGAAGAGGTCAGGAGTTACAACTACCAGAGGAGAAAGATAGGGGAGCTGATGGGTGGCGAACGGTTCGTTGAGGTTCGCGGGACTATTGCGAGGCTTTACCGCGTCACCGTCTACGACGCCTGCCCGCAGTGCCGGAGAAAGGTGGACTACGACCCGGCCACTAACGCCTGGATCTGCCCGGAGCACGGGGAGGTTCAACCGGTTAAGATAACCATAGTGGACTTCGGCCTCGACGATTCCACAGGGTACATAAGGACAACGCTATTCGGGGACGATGCCGCCGAGCTGGTCGGGAAGGACCCAGAGGAGATAGCGGAGAAGCTCAGGGAGCTCGTCGAGAGCGGCCTGACCCTCAGGGAAGCCGGAAGAAAGCTGGCCGAGGAGGAGTACTACCACCTGCTTGGCAGGGAAGTGATCGTCAGGGGCAACGTTGTTGACGACAAGTTCCTCGGACTCATCCTGAAGGCCTTCGGATGGGACGAGGTTGACCCGAAGCGCGAGATCGCCAGGGTGAGGGCCGAGCTGAGGGAGGTTCTGAAGGACCTGGTGTGA
- the scpB gene encoding SMC-Scp complex subunit ScpB: MGLLEDKALVEAALFVSGRPLSVKELSRALGIRSLDYLEKLIELIAAEYAERKSAIEVVRVLGDKYVMQVKQDYSQRVVHLMPRPDLRTGELKTLALIAYLQPIEQSKVVKLRGSQAYEHIRKLLEMGLIYAEPYERTKLLGTTPKFAELYGFPENDPNIIKEAFRRVVHAEYSDLIAKLEGKGGNEEPQEIEAETPVEGEE, encoded by the coding sequence ATGGGACTCCTTGAGGATAAGGCCCTCGTTGAGGCTGCACTGTTCGTTTCTGGAAGGCCGCTCAGCGTCAAAGAGCTCTCAAGGGCTCTGGGAATAAGGTCGCTGGATTATCTTGAAAAGCTTATCGAGCTCATAGCGGCCGAGTACGCGGAGAGAAAGAGCGCCATAGAGGTCGTCAGGGTTCTAGGTGATAAGTACGTTATGCAGGTGAAGCAGGACTACAGCCAGCGCGTCGTTCATCTCATGCCGAGGCCCGACCTGAGGACGGGCGAGCTGAAGACCCTCGCACTCATAGCTTACCTCCAGCCGATAGAGCAGAGCAAGGTGGTCAAGCTCCGCGGCAGCCAAGCTTACGAGCACATAAGGAAGCTCCTTGAGATGGGACTGATATACGCCGAACCTTATGAGAGAACGAAGCTCCTCGGAACGACGCCGAAATTCGCCGAGCTTTACGGGTTCCCTGAGAACGATCCCAACATCATAAAGGAGGCCTTCAGGAGGGTCGTGCACGCGGAGTACAGCGACCTCATAGCGAAGCTGGAGGGCAAAGGAGGCAATGAAGAACCACAGGAGATTGAAGCGGAGACCCCGGTAGAGGGCGAAGAGTAA